CATCGCCCTCGAACCGTCAAAAGAGATTCGCTCCGGGATTGCCGCACTCTGCCGCGCTCTCACCCCGCTTTTCCCACGCGTGAGCTGGGCTCGACCCGAGAGCATCCACCTCACCCTGCGTTTCCTGGGTGAGATCGACCCGGAGGCCGATCTGCCACGCCTCAAAGAGGCGTTGAAAGAGGTCGCGGCCGTCTCGTCCCCGCCTGTGCTGCGAGTGGACCGGGCGGGCTGGTTCGGCTCACCGCGCCAGCCGCGGGTGGTCTGGCTGGGGTTGCGGGAAAGCCCGGAGCTGACCAGCCTGGCCGCGGGCCTCGAAGATGCGCTCACGGCGGCCGGGTTCGGCGCGGCGGACAAGCCGTTCAAGGCGCACCTGACCCTGGCCCGCCTGAAAGACCCGCTGCCCGAGCCCTTGGACCGCGCGGCCCTGGAGCGGGCCTCATACGCCCAATGGCCACTCTGGACACCGCGCG
This sequence is a window from bacterium. Protein-coding genes within it:
- the thpR gene encoding RNA 2',3'-cyclic phosphodiesterase translates to MRTFIALEPSKEIRSGIAALCRALTPLFPRVSWARPESIHLTLRFLGEIDPEADLPRLKEALKEVAAVSSPPVLRVDRAGWFGSPRQPRVVWLGLRESPELTSLAAGLEDALTAAGFGAADKPFKAHLTLARLKDPLPEPLDRAALERASYAQWPLWTPREVLIIKSTLRPEGPLYETLAALPLGGAGK